A window of the Citrus sinensis cultivar Valencia sweet orange chromosome 9, DVS_A1.0, whole genome shotgun sequence genome harbors these coding sequences:
- the LOC102629859 gene encoding glycosyltransferase-like At3g57200 isoform X6, giving the protein MDVDSSLLPATTTVRSSSSSGGCTDILGRSNTPSFSYFKDWKFNYGADLKAKATSPAVSKVFESISGVNVIYRTRELEEQQVKREAARNNLQLQHKNSTRYMAGITMLLEDGGLLGMS; this is encoded by the exons ATGGACGTTGACTCCTCCCTCCTCCCTGCCACCACCACTGTCCGTTCCTCCTCCTCCTCGGGTGGTTGCACTGATATTCTTGGCCGGAGTAACACCCCTTCCTTCTCTTATTTCAAAGACTGGAAGTTTAATTACGGAGCCGATCTAAAAGCCAAG GCTACCTCTCCTGCTGTATCCAAAGTCTTTGAGTCAATTTCG GGGGTAAATGTTATATACAGAACAAGAGAACTAGAGGAACAACAAGTCAAAAG GGAAGCAGCCCGCAATAATCTGCAGTTGCAGCATAAAAACAGTACTAGGTATATGGCTGGAATTACAATGCTGTTGGAAGATGGTGGGTTGCTAGGTATGAGTTAG
- the LOC102629859 gene encoding glycosyltransferase-like At3g57200 isoform X4 yields the protein MDVDSSLLPATTTVRSSSSSGGCTDILGRSNTPSFSYFKDWKFNYGADLKAKTICRITRLLVFLIFFLFVEGKATSPAVSKVFESISGVNVIYRTRELEEQQVKRRVALSEMISGSLSLR from the exons ATGGACGTTGACTCCTCCCTCCTCCCTGCCACCACCACTGTCCGTTCCTCCTCCTCCTCGGGTGGTTGCACTGATATTCTTGGCCGGAGTAACACCCCTTCCTTCTCTTATTTCAAAGACTGGAAGTTTAATTACGGAGCCGATCTAAAAGCCAAG ACCATATGCAGGATCACAAGGTTATTggtatttctaatttttttcctttttgtggAGGGGAAGGCTACCTCTCCTGCTGTATCCAAAGTCTTTGAGTCAATTTCG GGGGTAAATGTTATATACAGAACAAGAGAACTAGAGGAACAACAAGTCAAAAG GAGAGTAGCATTGAGTGAGATGATATCAGGGAGCCTTTCATTGAGGTAG
- the LOC102629859 gene encoding glycosyltransferase-like At3g57200 isoform X3: MDVDSSLLPATTTVRSSSSSGGCTDILGRSNTPSFSYFKDWKFNYGADLKAKATSPAVSKVFESISGVNVIYRTRELEEQQVKRRVALSEMISGSLSLREAARNNLQLQHKNSTRYMAGITMLLEDGGLLGMS, translated from the exons ATGGACGTTGACTCCTCCCTCCTCCCTGCCACCACCACTGTCCGTTCCTCCTCCTCCTCGGGTGGTTGCACTGATATTCTTGGCCGGAGTAACACCCCTTCCTTCTCTTATTTCAAAGACTGGAAGTTTAATTACGGAGCCGATCTAAAAGCCAAG GCTACCTCTCCTGCTGTATCCAAAGTCTTTGAGTCAATTTCG GGGGTAAATGTTATATACAGAACAAGAGAACTAGAGGAACAACAAGTCAAAAG GAGAGTAGCATTGAGTGAGATGATATCAGGGAGCCTTTCATTGAG GGAAGCAGCCCGCAATAATCTGCAGTTGCAGCATAAAAACAGTACTAGGTATATGGCTGGAATTACAATGCTGTTGGAAGATGGTGGGTTGCTAGGTATGAGTTAG
- the LOC102629859 gene encoding glycosyltransferase-like At3g57200 isoform X1, whose translation MDVDSSLLPATTTVRSSSSSGGCTDILGRSNTPSFSYFKDWKFNYGADLKAKTICRITRLLVFLIFFLFVEGKATSPAVSKVFESISGVNVIYRTRELEEQQVKRRVALSEMISGSLSLREAARNNLQLQHKNSTRYMAGITMLLEDGGLLGMS comes from the exons ATGGACGTTGACTCCTCCCTCCTCCCTGCCACCACCACTGTCCGTTCCTCCTCCTCCTCGGGTGGTTGCACTGATATTCTTGGCCGGAGTAACACCCCTTCCTTCTCTTATTTCAAAGACTGGAAGTTTAATTACGGAGCCGATCTAAAAGCCAAG ACCATATGCAGGATCACAAGGTTATTggtatttctaatttttttcctttttgtggAGGGGAAGGCTACCTCTCCTGCTGTATCCAAAGTCTTTGAGTCAATTTCG GGGGTAAATGTTATATACAGAACAAGAGAACTAGAGGAACAACAAGTCAAAAG GAGAGTAGCATTGAGTGAGATGATATCAGGGAGCCTTTCATTGAG GGAAGCAGCCCGCAATAATCTGCAGTTGCAGCATAAAAACAGTACTAGGTATATGGCTGGAATTACAATGCTGTTGGAAGATGGTGGGTTGCTAGGTATGAGTTAG
- the LOC102629859 gene encoding glycosyltransferase-like At3g57200 isoform X2 has product MDVDSSLLPATTTVRSSSSSGGCTDILGRSNTPSFSYFKDWKFNYGADLKAKTICRITRLLVFLIFFLFVEGKATSPAVSKVFESISGVNVIYRTRELEEQQVKREAARNNLQLQHKNSTRYMAGITMLLEDGGLLGMS; this is encoded by the exons ATGGACGTTGACTCCTCCCTCCTCCCTGCCACCACCACTGTCCGTTCCTCCTCCTCCTCGGGTGGTTGCACTGATATTCTTGGCCGGAGTAACACCCCTTCCTTCTCTTATTTCAAAGACTGGAAGTTTAATTACGGAGCCGATCTAAAAGCCAAG ACCATATGCAGGATCACAAGGTTATTggtatttctaatttttttcctttttgtggAGGGGAAGGCTACCTCTCCTGCTGTATCCAAAGTCTTTGAGTCAATTTCG GGGGTAAATGTTATATACAGAACAAGAGAACTAGAGGAACAACAAGTCAAAAG GGAAGCAGCCCGCAATAATCTGCAGTTGCAGCATAAAAACAGTACTAGGTATATGGCTGGAATTACAATGCTGTTGGAAGATGGTGGGTTGCTAGGTATGAGTTAG
- the LOC102629859 gene encoding glycosyltransferase-like At3g57200 isoform X5 has protein sequence MDVDSSLLPATTTVRSSSSSGGCTDILGRSNTPSFSYFKDWKFNYGADLKAKGVNVIYRTRELEEQQVKRRVALSEMISGSLSLREAARNNLQLQHKNSTRYMAGITMLLEDGGLLGMS, from the exons ATGGACGTTGACTCCTCCCTCCTCCCTGCCACCACCACTGTCCGTTCCTCCTCCTCCTCGGGTGGTTGCACTGATATTCTTGGCCGGAGTAACACCCCTTCCTTCTCTTATTTCAAAGACTGGAAGTTTAATTACGGAGCCGATCTAAAAGCCAAG GGGGTAAATGTTATATACAGAACAAGAGAACTAGAGGAACAACAAGTCAAAAG GAGAGTAGCATTGAGTGAGATGATATCAGGGAGCCTTTCATTGAG GGAAGCAGCCCGCAATAATCTGCAGTTGCAGCATAAAAACAGTACTAGGTATATGGCTGGAATTACAATGCTGTTGGAAGATGGTGGGTTGCTAGGTATGAGTTAG
- the LOC127899974 gene encoding transcription factor ILR3-like, which produces MLEPGRPPKTDKATILSDVVRMMEQLRTEAQKLKQSTEDLQEKIKELKAEKNELRDEKQRLKADKEKLEQQVKAMSAPSGFLPHPSSMSAAFAAQSQVASNKLVPFIDYPGVAMWQFMPPAAVDTSQDHVLRPPVA; this is translated from the exons ATGTTGGAGCCCGGAAGACCACCCAAGACGGACAAGGCTACTATTTTGAGCGATGTTGTTCGAATGATGGAGCAGTTAAGAACTGAAGCCCAGAAACTGAAGCAATCGACTgaggatttgcaagaaaagattaaagaattGAAG GCTGAGAAGAATGAGCTCCGTGATGAGAAGCAGAGGCTAAAGGCTGATAAAGAGAAGTTGGAACAGCAAGTCAAAGCGATGAGTGCTCCATCAGGGTTTTTGCCTCATCCCTCTTCAATGTCGGCTGCATTTGCTGCCCAAAGCCAGGTTGCTAGTAACAAGCTGGTGCCTTTCATTGATTACCCTGGCGTTGCAATGTGGCAATTCATGCCTCCTGCTGCTGTTGATACATCACAGGATCATGTACTTCGTCCTCCGGTGGCTTAA